The DNA segment CGTCCCCTCTTCTACGGCGCGGAGTTCGCGGTCGTAATCGGTGATCGCGGTGTTGTACTCCCGCCAGGCCCTGTCCGCTTCTCCGATGTTCCGGTTTGCCGCGGAGTAATCACGCATCTCGTAGGCGCCCGCGGCCGACGACCAGAACGTGAACGCGCGGTTCAGGTTGTCGAGCGCCCGGACGTAGGCCGACCGCGCTCCGGCGTAGGCGCCCGGGACGGTATCGGCTGCGACAATCTGGCGGTGATAAGCCGTAACGGCCCTGCCGTAGTTCGCGATTGCCGCGAACTCCCGCACATGGGCGTCACATTCTGCAACCGAGAGGTCGTTTGTGGGGATACGCATATGCGAGGTGATCTTCCCGGAGACCAGGAAGAGGTCGGCCTCCGATGCCGAGACGTGGCTGTGAAACGCCGCAATCTGCTGATCTTCGGAGTAGTTGAGAAGGATCGCCCCCCCGATGAAGGCGACCACCACCACGAAGACCGCCGTCCCGGCGGCCGCGAGCGCCTTCTCCCGGGTGACGGCGATCTTCGGAAGTTTCGGGATCTTCAGGTCCGGGAGCTTCGGGATCTTCCGGCCGCCGGATGGTTCGGGGCTATCGCGATCCATGCCTCTCACGCCCCCCCCGCCGGCAGACCGACGGGACGGATCCGGTACTCCCCCGGCTCGGGGACGTAGCGGAGCGGGATGATCTGCGGGGTCTCCGACTGCACGCTCGGGATACCCGTGCCGGAAATGTCCCCGATGGGGTGCGGTCTTCCCCAGATCGTCGTCGAGCCGGCCGAGACGTTCCCCCAATCAAAATCCGTTCCCTCGACGTAGTAATAGTGCTGTCCCTCATACATGAAGTATCTCGGCGTGTATCTCGCGTAGTAGGGGTCGAACTCGTTCATCCGGATGCCGAGGGCCATGTGATTCGAATATCGGAGCAGCACCGTATCGTAGCCGAGGGCGTCGAGGAGCCCCCCCATCAGGATGGTCGCATCCTCGCAGTCCCCCCTTCCGTCGACGAGCATCTCGACGGGGTACTTCGGATACTCGACGCCGTCCTTCATGTACATGGCGTGACGGGGGAGGACGCCCTCGGTGTAAGAGGTCGCGTTGTCGTCGAGCTCATAGGGGATTTGCTGGACGAAGAAGACGAGGTTCATCAGCCGGAAGTAGCCCTCGTCCGGGTTGGCGGTCGGGGGCGCGATCCGGCGGGCGAGATCCTCGAGGAGCGGCCGGTCGGCTTCCGCGAGCGCATACCTCCCCCAGGAATTAAAGTCGCTGAACCGCGGGGTTCCCCGGTGCGCGAGGAAGAGCGCCTCCGGGACTCCGACCTCCGTCGTCCGGACGCCGCCGTCGATCCCCGTCCATCGGAAATTCCGGGTGTAGACCTCACCGTCGTCCGCGAGCGGCGTCGGCGTCGGTACCGGCGCGGGCGGGACGTATACGGGCGGGTCGCCGGCCGGCACCGAACCGCGAGAGACGAGGCCGATCGGCTCCCCGAGGAGAGCGGGTTTCACTACGAGGGCGAAGAACAGGATCACGACCGCACCCGCGAGAACCGGGACAACGTCCTTCCACTCCATAGCAGAACCAGCAACGGCCTCCGGTAGAGATGTTTGCTATCTACCGTTAAAAAACGTTAACTGTTGTTCTCGGGTTGCGGATCATTCCGAAACAGCTTAATACGAGAATAAAATGCAGACGGGGAGCGGGAGTCTTCCTGCCGGAACCGCTCAGCGGGAGAGACGCCGCCTCTTCCCCTTCCGCTGGCGGCTCGGTATCACCTCATCCTGGGCGCGGGGCCCGGAGGGCAGACCCCCTCGAGTCCGGCCAGCTGCTCTCCCGGCCCGGCCGCATACCTGCAGACCGAAGGGTAGTACCGGGTGACGTATTCCTTGAGCATCCGGAGAGAGCAGTACTGCGGGGCGATGCTCTTTATCGACTCCCTCATCATCCGAACCCACTTGTGAGGGACATCATCCATCGTCCGCGAGTAGTAGAGCGGCGCAACCTCGTTCTCGATGAGGTCGTAGATCGTCTCCGCATCAGCCCGGTTATCTCCCGGGGAGGCCGCGTGGCCCTCGAAACCCCAGCCGTTCCTGCCGTTGTAACCCTCGACCCACCAGCCGTCGAGGACCGAGAGGTTCAGGACCCCGTTCATCCCTGCCTTCATGCCGCTCGTGCCGCTCGCCTCCATGAGCGGGACGGGGGTGTTCATCCAGACGTCGACGCCGTGAACCATGTAGCGTGCAACCTGCTCGCCGTAGTCCTCGATAAACGCTATCCGGCCGCCGAACCGGGGATCCTGCGAATACTGGTAGATCTTTTGCAGGATCCGCTTACCCCGATCGTCGGCCGGGTGGGCCTTCCCGGCGAAGATGAACTGCACCGGCCTCCAGCGGTTGTTCACGATCCGATCGAGCCGGTCCAGGTCCTCGAAGATGAGATCCGCCCGCTTGTACTCGGCGAACCGGCGGGCGAATCCGATCGTCAGCGCCGAGGTGTCGAGCATGAGCCCTTCGGCCGCGAGATTCGCGGGTTCACCCTGGTGCCCTGCCCATTTGCGGCGTTTCCGGTCCCGGATCCGGGAAAAGAGCTTCATCTTCAGCCACTGGTGCTCGCGCCAGAGTTCTTCGTCAGGGATCTCGTCGACAACCTCCCAGATGATAGGGTTGTCGTAATCCTCCCGCCAGTTCGGGTAGACCGGGTCCATGTAGCGGTCGATGAGCGCTTCGATCCGGTGGTTCAGCCACGTCGGCACGTGCACGCCGTTCGTGACGGCGTCGATCGGCACTTCCTCGGGAGGAAGGTCGGGCCAGAGGGGCTGCCACATCTCCCGGGCGACCTCGCCGTGCTTTTTGGAGACACCGTTGTGGAACCGGCTCATCCGGAGCGCAAAAGCGGTCATGTTGAACCCGGCGCCCGGGTTGTGAGGATCGTCGCCGAGCGCCATGAACTCGTCCCAGGCGAGGTCGAGCGACGGGCAGTAACTCCGGAAGTACTTCGCCATCAGATCCTCGGGGAAGACGTCGTGGGCGGCCGGGACGGGGGTGTGGGTGGTGAAGACCGAGGTGCCGCGGACCTGCTCGCGCGCTTCGTCGGGCGGCATCCCGGCCACGAGCCGCTCACGGAGCCGCTCGAGGAGGGAAAACGCAGAATGCCCTTCGTTTAGGTGCATCGCCGAGTACTCCACGCCGAGAGTATGGAGAACCTTCCTCCCGCCGATGCCGAGCACCAGTTCCTGCCGGAGCCGGCACTCAAGCTCTTTTAAGTAAAGGCGGTGCGAAATGTTCCGGTTCTCGGGGAGGTTCTCGTCGATATGGGTGTCGAGGAGGTAGAGGGGAACCCGTCCCACCTGCACCTTCCAGACCGCGACGTAGATGGGGGGATCGATCAGGGGCACCTGCACCACGAGCTGCTTCCCGTCGTCGCCCATCACCCGGAGAACCGGGGCGGCGTCGCGATCCAGGATCTCCGCAACGTTCTTCTGCCACCCGTCAGCCTCGATGTGCTGGTGGAGATAGCCTTCGGCGTACATAAACCCGACGGCGACCGTCGGCACGCCGAGATCGCTCGACGCCTTGACGTGGTCGCCCGCGAGGATGCCGAGCCCGCCCGCGTAGAACGGGAGCGAATGGTGCAGCCCGAACTCGCTCGAGAGGTAGGCGATCGTCAGCGGCGTCCGTGAGGGGTAGTGCTGCGCAAACCAGCTCGTTCCCGGCACCATGTACTCCCCGAACCGGTGCATGATGATGTCGTAGCGGCGGAGGTACTCCGGGTTCGCCGCCGCCCGCTCGAAGAACCGCGGTGGGGTATCGAGAAGCATTCTGACGGGGTTGTGACGGCTCATCTTCCACTCCGCCCGGTTCAGCATCTTGAAGAGCACGCTCGCCGAGGAGTGCCAGCTCCACCAGAGGTTGTACGCGAGGTCGACCAGCCCGAATATCCGTTCCGGGACGTGAGCGAACCGGTCGTAGGGTATCTCCGTCTTCATCGCGACGGGCATTATCTGCCTCACAAGATAAGTGCTTCTGTCAGGAGGGGCAACGGAGCCGGAATCGGCTCACCGCCGCTCTTCACGCTCCATGAACTCCCGGATCTTCTTCTCCTCCCAGTCTCTGCCGAAGATCCGGCCTTCGACAAAGACGCCGAACCCATGGAGCACCACGCCAATCCCCCAGAAGAATGTCACCCAGTAGAACCAGAGCGAGTCCGGGCTGAAGAGCATGTTGATCCCGAATAGAACAAGGTTGACGGCGGTATAGAGTACGAGGTGCTCGTAGAACCCCCGGATCTCCTCGACCCGTCTCCTCGCACGGGCATACCGTTCCTGCTCGTCCATGGGATTCCGGTAACCGGCATGCAGGATACTTATACCTATCCACCCCGGTGCAGCGGGGAGCGGGAGGCGTACGGCGGCTGGCGGACCGCTCCCCGCAGTCTTCTGGGGCGGTGCCGGAAAACAGCGTAACAGTAGTGATTATTTTTGCGGATACGGCCCGAAGACGGGCCGGCGAAATGGAAAGGTATTATATGCACCGTTTACCGATGTTC comes from the Methanoculleus marisnigri JR1 genome and includes:
- a CDS encoding 2TM domain-containing protein, yielding MDEQERYARARRRVEEIRGFYEHLVLYTAVNLVLFGINMLFSPDSLWFYWVTFFWGIGVVLHGFGVFVEGRIFGRDWEEKKIREFMEREERR
- the glgP gene encoding alpha-glucan family phosphorylase, whose protein sequence is MRQIMPVAMKTEIPYDRFAHVPERIFGLVDLAYNLWWSWHSSASVLFKMLNRAEWKMSRHNPVRMLLDTPPRFFERAAANPEYLRRYDIIMHRFGEYMVPGTSWFAQHYPSRTPLTIAYLSSEFGLHHSLPFYAGGLGILAGDHVKASSDLGVPTVAVGFMYAEGYLHQHIEADGWQKNVAEILDRDAAPVLRVMGDDGKQLVVQVPLIDPPIYVAVWKVQVGRVPLYLLDTHIDENLPENRNISHRLYLKELECRLRQELVLGIGGRKVLHTLGVEYSAMHLNEGHSAFSLLERLRERLVAGMPPDEAREQVRGTSVFTTHTPVPAAHDVFPEDLMAKYFRSYCPSLDLAWDEFMALGDDPHNPGAGFNMTAFALRMSRFHNGVSKKHGEVAREMWQPLWPDLPPEEVPIDAVTNGVHVPTWLNHRIEALIDRYMDPVYPNWREDYDNPIIWEVVDEIPDEELWREHQWLKMKLFSRIRDRKRRKWAGHQGEPANLAAEGLMLDTSALTIGFARRFAEYKRADLIFEDLDRLDRIVNNRWRPVQFIFAGKAHPADDRGKRILQKIYQYSQDPRFGGRIAFIEDYGEQVARYMVHGVDVWMNTPVPLMEASGTSGMKAGMNGVLNLSVLDGWWVEGYNGRNGWGFEGHAASPGDNRADAETIYDLIENEVAPLYYSRTMDDVPHKWVRMMRESIKSIAPQYCSLRMLKEYVTRYYPSVCRYAAGPGEQLAGLEGVCPPGPAPRMR